From the genome of Pseudonocardia sp. EC080619-01:
CAGCGCCCGAACGACTGGGGCCTGGGCTTCGAGATCCGCGACGGCAAGTCCCCGCACTGGACCGGCGAGCACTCGTCGCCGCGGACGTTCGGCCACTTCGGACAGTCCGGGACCTTCCTGTGGGTGGATCCCGACGTGCGCGCCGCCGCCGTCGTCCTGACCGACCGGGACTTCGGGCCGTGGGCGGCCGAGGCCTGGACCCCGTGGACCGACGGGGTGCTCGCGGAGCTCCCGGAGCCGCACCGGTAGTTGCGCACGTCACACCGTCGGCGCCACGATCGGGGGATGACGACGGTGCTGGTGGTGGACGACGACGAGCGCGTCCGCACCCTGGTCACCTGGCAGCTGGAGGCGGACGGGTTCGCCGTCGCCGCCGCGGCCGACGGTGCCGCCGCGCTGGACCGGATCGGCCGGGAGCGGCCCGATCTCGTCGTCCTGGATCTGTCCCTGCCCGGCGTCGGCGGCCTGGACGTGCTGCGCCGGGTCCGCGGCGACGAGTCCGTGACCGGGGGCGCGGCGATGCCGGTGATCGTGCTGTCCGGACGCAGCGGCGAGACCGACCGGATCGTCGGGCTCGACCTCGGCGCGGACGACTACCTGGTCAAACCGTTCTCCCCCAGCGAGCTCGTGGCCCGGGTCCGCTCGGTGCTCCGCCGATCGGCGCCCCCGCACCCCGACCCCGGCGACGGGCCCGTCCGCGGTCTGCGCGTCGACGACGCCTCCCGCGAGGTCACCGTCGACGGTGCCCCGGTCGAGCTGACCGCCCGCGAGTTCGACCTGCTCGCGTTCCTCGCCCGGCACCCGCGCCAGGTGTTCAGCCGGGTCCAGCTGCTGGAGCAGGTGTGGGAGGGCGCGCCGGACTGGCGGAGCGAGGCGACCGTGACCGAGCACGTCCACCGGCTGCGTCAGAAGCTCCCCGGGGGCACCCGGTTCCTGCGCACCGTCCGCGGTGTCGGCTACCGGCTGGAGCCCGGATGAGCGCGAGGACGCACGCCCGCCCCGGGCTGGACCACGACGACACGCTCGCGCTGCTCAGCCGTCAGACCGAGCTGCTCGAACGGATCGCCGAGGGCACCCCGCTGTCCGACGTGCTGGCCGGGATCACCGCCGTGCTGGAGGATCTCGTCCCCGGGGCCCGCTGCTCGGTCCTGCTGCTCGACCCGGCCCGGTCGACCCTGCACCACGGGGCGGCGCCGTCGCTGCCGCACGCGTACTCGTCCCGGATCGACGGCCTGCCCATCGGCGCCGACGCCGGGTCCTGCGGTGCGGCCGCGTACCTGGACCGGCCGGTCGTCGCCGAGGACATCGGGACCGACCCGCGCTGGCGCGAGTACCGCGCGCTCGCGACCCCGCACGGGCTGCGGTCGTGCTGGTCGTCGCCGATCCGGGGGCGCCAGGGTGTGCTCGGGACGTTCGCCGTCTACCACGACCACCGGCACCGCCCCTCGGCCCGTGAGGAGCGCCTGGTCGACCGGCTGACCCACCTCGCGTCGGTGGCGATCGAGCATGCGGGCCTCTTCGGCGCGCTCGCCGAGAGCGAGGAACGGTTCCGGCGGGCGTTCGCCGACAACGCGACGGGGATGGCGCTGGCGGACCCGCACGGCCGGATCACCGACGCCAACCGGGCCCTGACCGAGCTGCTGGGCCGCGACATCACCGGGGAACGGGTCGACGAGGTCCTGGTCCCCTGCGCGGGTGCCGCCGGTGAGGCCCGGGCCCGTCACGCCGGCGGTGCGGAGCTGGAGCTGGCGGTCACGTCCTCGCCGGTCCACGGGCCGGACGGCGGCGTCGTCCAGCTGTCGGTGGCCGTGCTGGACCTGACGCAGCGCCGCGCGGCACTGCGCGAGCGGCAGGCCCGTCACGAGGCCGAGGTCGCACGGGCCGCGGCCGAGTCGGCCAGCCGGGCCAAGTCACGGTTCGTCGCGGCGCTCGGGCACGAGCTGCGCACCCCGCTCCAGGCGATCAGCGGGTTCGCCGAGCTGCTCGGCACCCTCGACCTGCCCGCCGACCGGCGGGCCGGCGCGCTGGACCGGATCGCCGGCGCGACGTCGCACATCCTGTCCCTCGTCGACGAGGTGCTCGACGTCGCCCGCGTCGAGGCCGGTGCGCTGCCGGTCCATCCCGAGCGGGTCGACGCGGCCGCCCTCACCGACGAGGTGCTCGACCTCCTCGGGCCGGTGGCGGGCGAGCGGGGCGTGACGCTGCACCACGTACCGGGCGGCGCGGCGGACGTCCTGGCCGACCCGCGCCGGCTGCGCCAGGTGCTGATCAACCTGGTCGGCAACGGCATCCGCTACAACCGGCCCGACGGCTGGGTGACCGTCGGGATCGACGGCGGCGGTGCCGGCGTCCGGCTGGTCGTCCGCGACTCCGGGCGCGGCATCCCCGAGCACGTCACCGGCCGGATCTTCGTCGCGTTCGACCGGCTGGACCTCGCCGAGCACGGCCCCGCCGACCAGGGCATCGGGCTGGGCCTGCCGCTGGCCAGGGGGCTGGTCGAGGCGATGGGCGGCACGCTGACGATCAGCTCGGTGGTCGACGCCGGCACGACGGCCGTCGTCGCACTCCCCCGCGTTGAGCCGCCGTTGAGGTGAGGTTGTCCGGGCGGTGACCGCCGTCGCGCAGCATCGTCCGGGTGCTCCGACCCGGCCCGGGCGGGACGGCAGCTCCCCGGCCGTCCCGCCTCGTGACGACGCCCCGTCCGCCCCTCGGACGGGGCGGCGGGAAATTCTCCGGCCCCCGGGAATGATCCGCCCGGCCCGCCCGTTGGAACGACTGTCCGAGCCGGGCGACACGAGTCCCCGGGCCGCAATGGATAACCGCCGCCGTGGAATACCGTCCGGCTGGAGCCGCGGTGTGCCACTCGCCGCGAGGCGACCGGCGCCCGGTTCGGACACCCTTTCCGACCGCTCCCGAAATCCGATTGCCGGTGCGTGCGAGCCCGATCACCATGGTCGGCGTCCGCGACACAGCGAACCACCAGGCACACTGAACGGACGATGTCCACCGATCCCGCCGCGTCCTCGAGCGACCGACCCGAGAGCGACCGACCCGACCTCGGGGCCGGCACGACCTCCCGTCCGCGGCGATCCCGCCGCGGGCCCCGGCGTCCGGCCGGTGAACGGCAGCACGACATCGATCAGCAGACCACCACACCAGACCAGGCCGCAGCGCAGGCCGCCCCCGGGACGGAGGGCGCCGCGCGCGGCCGCCCGGCCCGCGGGCAGCAGCGCCGACCGCGCCGCCGCGGGCCGCGGGGCCGGAGCGCTGCCGTCACGGCGCCCGGCCCCGACCAGCCCGGCCGTCGCGGCCCCGACCGCGACGGCCCGGACCCGGCCGGGAACGGCGGCCGGATCGAGCCGCCGCTCCCCCCGCTCGACGACATCGAACTCGCGGCGCTGCGCGAGCGCATCACCGAGCTGGGTCCGGCCGAGGCCGAGCGCCTCGGGAGCCGTCTGGACCGCGCGCGCGACGGCCGTGCCCAGCAGCGCGTCGCAGACGCCGTGCAGAAGGCCGGCAACCGGGTCGCCCGCCGCCGGGCGGCGCTGCCGCGCGTCTCCTACCCCGCGACGCTGCCGGTCTCCGCGCGCCGCGAGGAGATTGCCGACGCGATCCGGGACAACCAGGTCGTCATCGTCGCCGGGGAGACCGGCTCCGGGAAGACCACCCAGCTGCCGAAGATCTGCCTGGAGCTCGGCCGCGGTGTGCACGGGATGATCGGCCACACCCAGCCGCGACGGCTCGCGGCGCGCACGGTCGCGGCGCGGATCGCCGAGGAGCTGGGCGTCGAGCTCGGCGGGGCGGTCGGCTGGAAGGTCCGCTTCACCGACCAGGTCGGCGACTCGACCCTGGTGAAGCTGATGACCGACGGGATCCTGCTGGCCGAGCTGGCCGGCGACAAGGACCTCCACCAGTACGACACGCTGATCATCGACGAGGCCCACGAACGCAGCCTCAACATCGACTTCATCCTCGGGTACCTGACCCGCCTGCTCCCCCGCCGTCCCGACCTCAAGGTGATCATCACCTCGGCGACGATCGACCCGGAGCGGTTCGCCCGGCACTTCGGCGAGGACGACGATCCGGCGCCGATCGTCGAGGTCTCGGGGCGCACGTTCCCGGTCGAGGTGCGGTACCGGCCGGTCGTCGATCCCGACGACCCGGACGCCGACCCGGATCGTGAGCTGGACGACGCTATCGGCGACGCCGTCGTCGAGCTGCAGCGCGAGGGCCCCGGCGACGTGCTGGTCTTCCTGCCCGGCGAGCGGGAGATCCGCGAGGCGGCCGACGCCCTGGAACGCCGGAACCTGCGGAACACGGAGATCCTGCCCCTCTACGCCCGGCTCTCGACGGCCGAGCAGCAGCGGGTCTGGCAGAGCCACACCGGCAACCGGGTGGTGCTGGCGACCAACGTGGCGGAGACGTCGCTGACGGTGCCGGGTGTCCGGTACGTCGTCGACACCGGCACCGCACGCATCTCGCGCTACTCGCGCCGGCTGAAGGTGCAGCGCCTGCCGATCGAGAAGATCTCCCAGGCGTCGGCGAACCAGCGGTCCGGCCGCTGCGGCCGGACCAGTGACGGCATCGCGATCCGGCTCTACGCCGAGGACGACTTCGACGCCCGCCCCGAGTTCACCGACCCGGAGATCCTGCGGACCAACCTGGCGTCGGTCGTGCTGCAGATGATCGCGCTGGACCTGGGCGAGATCTCGGAGTTCCCGTTCGTCGAGCCGCCGGACCGGCGCGCCGTCGCCGACGGGCTCGACCTGCTCCACGAGCTCGGCGCGCTCCGCCCGGACCGCCGCTCGCTGACGGCCGTCGGGCAGTCCCTGTCCCGGCTCCCCGTGGACCCGCGGCTGGGCCGGATGCTCGTCGAGGCGCACCGCAACGGCTGCCTGCGCGAGGTGC
Proteins encoded in this window:
- a CDS encoding ATP-binding protein, with translation MSARTHARPGLDHDDTLALLSRQTELLERIAEGTPLSDVLAGITAVLEDLVPGARCSVLLLDPARSTLHHGAAPSLPHAYSSRIDGLPIGADAGSCGAAAYLDRPVVAEDIGTDPRWREYRALATPHGLRSCWSSPIRGRQGVLGTFAVYHDHRHRPSAREERLVDRLTHLASVAIEHAGLFGALAESEERFRRAFADNATGMALADPHGRITDANRALTELLGRDITGERVDEVLVPCAGAAGEARARHAGGAELELAVTSSPVHGPDGGVVQLSVAVLDLTQRRAALRERQARHEAEVARAAAESASRAKSRFVAALGHELRTPLQAISGFAELLGTLDLPADRRAGALDRIAGATSHILSLVDEVLDVARVEAGALPVHPERVDAAALTDEVLDLLGPVAGERGVTLHHVPGGAADVLADPRRLRQVLINLVGNGIRYNRPDGWVTVGIDGGGAGVRLVVRDSGRGIPEHVTGRIFVAFDRLDLAEHGPADQGIGLGLPLARGLVEAMGGTLTISSVVDAGTTAVVALPRVEPPLR
- a CDS encoding response regulator transcription factor, coding for MTTVLVVDDDERVRTLVTWQLEADGFAVAAAADGAAALDRIGRERPDLVVLDLSLPGVGGLDVLRRVRGDESVTGGAAMPVIVLSGRSGETDRIVGLDLGADDYLVKPFSPSELVARVRSVLRRSAPPHPDPGDGPVRGLRVDDASREVTVDGAPVELTAREFDLLAFLARHPRQVFSRVQLLEQVWEGAPDWRSEATVTEHVHRLRQKLPGGTRFLRTVRGVGYRLEPG